The following coding sequences are from one Xiphias gladius isolate SHS-SW01 ecotype Sanya breed wild chromosome 14, ASM1685928v1, whole genome shotgun sequence window:
- the LOC120799249 gene encoding solute carrier family 12 member 9-like isoform X3, translating to MSEKAPLLHYRLTTSTGPEPRDVAQHSRAKADRDGRRSKDKTARKLGVVFGVVIPTLLSMFSVVVFLRIGFVVGQAGLYQSIAMFLVAYFIITMTVLSVSAISTNGAVDAGGAYYMISRALGPEFGGSIGIMFFFANVCGSALYILGLVEAIVSVFGIPEEGAAAVAGHHQVLPSGYWWSVLYGTVLLFLCFIVCLVGAHIYAKATFIIFIIVMTVLASIFVSFFIVGPVMVFLPDTSVLNSTSLTTANYTGFRLHTLKGNLLPSYTADYTTGAMMSFATVFAVMFNGCTGIMAGSNMSGDLKNPSYSIPRGTLAAVLITFITYNLLSLLAAWSCDRHLLQRDYSFLGDINIWPPLVTVGIYSSTMSAAMSNLIGASRILYALSKDNLFGGVLALARKTSRSGNPWASVLVSWLLVQVVLFAGKLNTIAGIVTIFFLLVYAAVNLACLALEWASAPNFRPSFRCFTWHTCTLGILGCLVMMFLISAIYAFASIAFMLLLVMLIHYLGPISNWGYISQALIFHQVRKYLLMLDVRKDHVKFWRPQVLLMVANPRSCTGLMTFINDLKKSGLYVLGHVRLGLLDELPSDPLQSHYDSWLSLVDHLNIKAFVNLTLADSIRHGVQNLLFITGFGRWNEAKHHCLGFL from the exons ATGTCAGAAAAGGCTCCACTTCTACATTACCGACTCACCACCAGCACCGGTCCGGAGCCGAGAGATGTAGCCCAACACAGCCGGGCCAAGGCGGACAGAGACGGTCGACGGTCCAAGGACAAAACCGCCCGAAAGCTCGGAGTGGTGTTTGGAGTGGTCATACCAACTTTACTGTCCATGTTCAGCGTCGTCGTCTTCCTGCGAATCG GATTTGTTGTGGGTCAAGCAGGGCTCTATCAGTCTATTGCCATGTTCCTGGTGGCCTACTTCATTATCACCATGACTGTGCTTTCTGTGTCCGCCATCTCCACCAATGGAGCTGTAGACGCTGGAGGCGCCTACT ACATGATCAGCCGAGCCCTGGGTCCAGAGTTTGGCGGCAGCATTGGgatcatgtttttctttgccaatGTGTGCGGCAGTGCTCTCTACATTTTGGGTCTGGTTGAGGCTATCGTGTCTGTCTTTGGCATCCCTGAAG AGGgtgctgcagctgttgcagGTCATCATCAGGTGTTGCCTTCAGGATACTGGTGGTCTGTGCTTTATGGTACTGTCCTGCTCTTCCTGTGTTTCATTGTCTGCTTG GTGGGAGCCCACATCTATGCCAAAGCCACctttatcattttcatcataGTCATGACAGTCCTGGCTTCCATATTCGTCAGTTTCTTCATTGTGGGGCCTGTTATGGTTTTTCTGCCAGATACTTCTGTTCTAAATAGCACCAGCCTGACCACCGCCAATTATACTGGTTTCCGGCTCCACACCTTGAAGGGCAACCTATTGC CCAGTTACACAGCAGACTACACCACCGGAGCCATGATGAGTTTTGCCACTGTGTTTGCTGTCATGTTCAATGGCTGCACTGGAATCATGGCAGGCTCCAACATGTCAG GTGATCTGAAAAACCCCAGCTATTCCATCCCAAGAGGAACTCTTGCGGCTGTCCTTATAACTTTCATCACATACAATCTGCTTAGTCTGCTGGCTGCATGGTCCTGTGACCg TCACCTACTCCAAAGAGACTACAGTTTCCTGGGAGACATCAATATATGGCCGCCCCTGGTGACAGTCGGGATTTACTCCTCCACTATGTCTGCTGCCATGAGTAATCTGATAGGAGCCTCCAGGATCCTATATGCTCTGTCCAAAGACAACCTGTTTG GTGGTGTCCTGGCTCTAGCGAGGAAAACATCTCGGAGTGGGAACCCTTGGGCCTCTGTGCTGGTCTCCTGGTTGCTTGTACAG GTGGTGCTGTTTGCTGGTAAATTGAACACCATAGCTGGTATTGTAACTATCTTCTTCCTGTTGGTCTATGCTGCTGTGAACCTGGCCTGTTTGGCTCTCGAATGGGCTTCTGCACCAAACTTCAG accCTCATTCCGTTGTTTTACCTGGCATACTTGCACACTGGGCATCCTTGGCTGCCTGGTCATGATGTTCCTGATCAGTGCCATTTATGCCTTTGCCAGCATAGCCTTTATGCTGCTGCTCGTGATGCTTATCCACTACCTTGGTCCCATCAGCAACTGGGGATACATCAGCCAGGCTCTCATCTTCCACcag GTACGTAAGTACCTGTTGATGTTGGATGTGCGTAAAGACCACGTGAAGTTCTGGAGGCCCCAGGTCTTGCTGATGGTGGCAAATCCTCGCAGCTGTACAGGTCTCATGACCTTCATTAATGACTTGAAGAAAAGTGGCCTCTATGTACTGGGACATGTAAGGCTGGGTTTACTAG atGAGTTGCCCTCTGATCCTTTGCAGAGCCATTACGATTCCTGGCTGTCTCTAGTGGACCATCTAAACATCAAGGCATTTGTCAACCTTACCCTGGCTGACTCTATTCGACACGGAGTTCAGAACCTGCTTTTCATTACAGGATTTGGTAG GTGGAATGAGGCCAAACACCATTGTCTTGGGTTTCTATGA
- the LOC120799249 gene encoding solute carrier family 12 member 9-like isoform X2 produces MSEKAPLLHYRLTTSTGPEPRDVAQHSRAKADRDGRRSKDKTARKLGVVFGVVIPTLLSMFSVVVFLRIGFVVGQAGLYQSIAMFLVAYFIITMTVLSVSAISTNGAVDAGGAYYMISRALGPEFGGSIGIMFFFANVCGSALYILGLVEAIVSVFGIPEEGAAAVAGHHQVLPSGYWWSVLYDTSVLNSTSLTTANYTGFRLHTLKGNLLPSYTADYTTGAMMSFATVFAVMFNGCTGIMAGSNMSGDLKNPSYSIPRGTLAAVLITFITYNLLSLLAAWSCDRHLLQRDYSFLGDINIWPPLVTVGIYSSTMSAAMSNLIGASRILYALSKDNLFGGVLALARKTSRSGNPWASVLVSWLLVQVVLFAGKLNTIAGIVTIFFLLVYAAVNLACLALEWASAPNFRPSFRCFTWHTCTLGILGCLVMMFLISAIYAFASIAFMLLLVMLIHYLGPISNWGYISQALIFHQVRKYLLMLDVRKDHVKFWRPQVLLMVANPRSCTGLMTFINDLKKSGLYVLGHVRLGLLDELPSDPLQSHYDSWLSLVDHLNIKAFVNLTLADSIRHGVQNLLFITGFGGMRPNTIVLGFYDDCTPQDHLQGKILVSTGYGLDAVCPTKDPGDQRSPFFPNVRAAEEAKDLQEEEYVSVIADAVKMGKNVTLARYFNQFNREEVLGSERKIGGHQSMTGPFVDVWPLNLLRPDSRGYVDICSLFLLQLACVLKETRAWKQAKLRLFLCVEAGCSLQEEEETKLRVMLKELRISAQVQMVAWDQVVALHWQRQGGRERGNLIESAQNEESMEREEAEAENEKGIQTFPNNAAHLTDEYICAVNNLIHRHGAPKPAVRFLYLPRPPADTSRYCAYLHQVDLLSRDLGPTLLIHGVTPVVTTDL; encoded by the exons ATGTCAGAAAAGGCTCCACTTCTACATTACCGACTCACCACCAGCACCGGTCCGGAGCCGAGAGATGTAGCCCAACACAGCCGGGCCAAGGCGGACAGAGACGGTCGACGGTCCAAGGACAAAACCGCCCGAAAGCTCGGAGTGGTGTTTGGAGTGGTCATACCAACTTTACTGTCCATGTTCAGCGTCGTCGTCTTCCTGCGAATCG GATTTGTTGTGGGTCAAGCAGGGCTCTATCAGTCTATTGCCATGTTCCTGGTGGCCTACTTCATTATCACCATGACTGTGCTTTCTGTGTCCGCCATCTCCACCAATGGAGCTGTAGACGCTGGAGGCGCCTACT ACATGATCAGCCGAGCCCTGGGTCCAGAGTTTGGCGGCAGCATTGGgatcatgtttttctttgccaatGTGTGCGGCAGTGCTCTCTACATTTTGGGTCTGGTTGAGGCTATCGTGTCTGTCTTTGGCATCCCTGAAG AGGgtgctgcagctgttgcagGTCATCATCAGGTGTTGCCTTCAGGATACTGGTGGTCTGTGCTTTATG ATACTTCTGTTCTAAATAGCACCAGCCTGACCACCGCCAATTATACTGGTTTCCGGCTCCACACCTTGAAGGGCAACCTATTGC CCAGTTACACAGCAGACTACACCACCGGAGCCATGATGAGTTTTGCCACTGTGTTTGCTGTCATGTTCAATGGCTGCACTGGAATCATGGCAGGCTCCAACATGTCAG GTGATCTGAAAAACCCCAGCTATTCCATCCCAAGAGGAACTCTTGCGGCTGTCCTTATAACTTTCATCACATACAATCTGCTTAGTCTGCTGGCTGCATGGTCCTGTGACCg TCACCTACTCCAAAGAGACTACAGTTTCCTGGGAGACATCAATATATGGCCGCCCCTGGTGACAGTCGGGATTTACTCCTCCACTATGTCTGCTGCCATGAGTAATCTGATAGGAGCCTCCAGGATCCTATATGCTCTGTCCAAAGACAACCTGTTTG GTGGTGTCCTGGCTCTAGCGAGGAAAACATCTCGGAGTGGGAACCCTTGGGCCTCTGTGCTGGTCTCCTGGTTGCTTGTACAG GTGGTGCTGTTTGCTGGTAAATTGAACACCATAGCTGGTATTGTAACTATCTTCTTCCTGTTGGTCTATGCTGCTGTGAACCTGGCCTGTTTGGCTCTCGAATGGGCTTCTGCACCAAACTTCAG accCTCATTCCGTTGTTTTACCTGGCATACTTGCACACTGGGCATCCTTGGCTGCCTGGTCATGATGTTCCTGATCAGTGCCATTTATGCCTTTGCCAGCATAGCCTTTATGCTGCTGCTCGTGATGCTTATCCACTACCTTGGTCCCATCAGCAACTGGGGATACATCAGCCAGGCTCTCATCTTCCACcag GTACGTAAGTACCTGTTGATGTTGGATGTGCGTAAAGACCACGTGAAGTTCTGGAGGCCCCAGGTCTTGCTGATGGTGGCAAATCCTCGCAGCTGTACAGGTCTCATGACCTTCATTAATGACTTGAAGAAAAGTGGCCTCTATGTACTGGGACATGTAAGGCTGGGTTTACTAG atGAGTTGCCCTCTGATCCTTTGCAGAGCCATTACGATTCCTGGCTGTCTCTAGTGGACCATCTAAACATCAAGGCATTTGTCAACCTTACCCTGGCTGACTCTATTCGACACGGAGTTCAGAACCTGCTTTTCATTACAGGATTTG GTGGAATGAGGCCAAACACCATTGTCTTGGGTTTCTATGATGACTGCACCCCTCAAGACCACCTCCAAGGTAAAATTCTTGTGTCTACAGGCTATGGCTTAGATGCAGTCTGTCCAACCAAAGACCCTGGAGACCAAAGGTCCCCCTTCTTCCCCAATGTGCGGGCTGCTGAGGAAGccaaagaccttcaggaagagGAATATGTGTCAGTGATTGCTGACGCTGTAAAAATGGGGAAGAATGTGACACTGGCTCGTTACTTCAACCAGTTCAACCGTGAAGAGGTCTTGGGGTCAGAAAGAAAAATTGGAGGCCACCAAAGCATGACAGGACCCTTTGTTGATGTGTGGCCTCTGAATCTGCTTCGACCAGACAGCCGTGGCTATGTCGACATCTGCTCACTGTTCCTCCTGCAGCTGGCCTGCGTGCTTAAAGAGACCCGTGCCTGGAAGCAGGCAAAACTCCGCCTCTTCCTGTGTGTGGAGGCTGGTTGCAGtctgcaggaagaggaggagacgaAACTCAGGGTGATGCTAAAGGAACTAAGAATCTCAGCCCAGGTGCAGATGGTGGCTTGGGACCAGGTGGTAGCGCTGCACTGGCAGAGAcaaggaggaagggagagagggaatcTAATAGAGTCTGCACAGAATGAAGAGAgtatggagagagaagaagctgaagctgaaaatgaaaagggtATCCAGACATTCCCCAATAATGCTGCTCATCTAACAGATGAATATATCTGTGCTGTGAACAATCTGATTCACCGACATGGAGCCCCTAAGCCTGCTGTGCGTTTCCTGTATTTGCCACGCCCACCAGCAGACACAAGCCGCTACTGTGCCTACCTGCACCAGGTGGACCTGTTGAGTCGAGACCTCGGCCCAACATTACTCATTCACGGAGTCACACCTGTGGTCACTACTGATCTCTAG
- the LOC120799249 gene encoding solute carrier family 12 member 9-like isoform X1 has product MSEKAPLLHYRLTTSTGPEPRDVAQHSRAKADRDGRRSKDKTARKLGVVFGVVIPTLLSMFSVVVFLRIGFVVGQAGLYQSIAMFLVAYFIITMTVLSVSAISTNGAVDAGGAYYMISRALGPEFGGSIGIMFFFANVCGSALYILGLVEAIVSVFGIPEEGAAAVAGHHQVLPSGYWWSVLYGTVLLFLCFIVCLVGAHIYAKATFIIFIIVMTVLASIFVSFFIVGPVMVFLPDTSVLNSTSLTTANYTGFRLHTLKGNLLPSYTADYTTGAMMSFATVFAVMFNGCTGIMAGSNMSGDLKNPSYSIPRGTLAAVLITFITYNLLSLLAAWSCDRHLLQRDYSFLGDINIWPPLVTVGIYSSTMSAAMSNLIGASRILYALSKDNLFGGVLALARKTSRSGNPWASVLVSWLLVQVVLFAGKLNTIAGIVTIFFLLVYAAVNLACLALEWASAPNFRPSFRCFTWHTCTLGILGCLVMMFLISAIYAFASIAFMLLLVMLIHYLGPISNWGYISQALIFHQVRKYLLMLDVRKDHVKFWRPQVLLMVANPRSCTGLMTFINDLKKSGLYVLGHVRLGLLDELPSDPLQSHYDSWLSLVDHLNIKAFVNLTLADSIRHGVQNLLFITGFGGMRPNTIVLGFYDDCTPQDHLQGKILVSTGYGLDAVCPTKDPGDQRSPFFPNVRAAEEAKDLQEEEYVSVIADAVKMGKNVTLARYFNQFNREEVLGSERKIGGHQSMTGPFVDVWPLNLLRPDSRGYVDICSLFLLQLACVLKETRAWKQAKLRLFLCVEAGCSLQEEEETKLRVMLKELRISAQVQMVAWDQVVALHWQRQGGRERGNLIESAQNEESMEREEAEAENEKGIQTFPNNAAHLTDEYICAVNNLIHRHGAPKPAVRFLYLPRPPADTSRYCAYLHQVDLLSRDLGPTLLIHGVTPVVTTDL; this is encoded by the exons ATGTCAGAAAAGGCTCCACTTCTACATTACCGACTCACCACCAGCACCGGTCCGGAGCCGAGAGATGTAGCCCAACACAGCCGGGCCAAGGCGGACAGAGACGGTCGACGGTCCAAGGACAAAACCGCCCGAAAGCTCGGAGTGGTGTTTGGAGTGGTCATACCAACTTTACTGTCCATGTTCAGCGTCGTCGTCTTCCTGCGAATCG GATTTGTTGTGGGTCAAGCAGGGCTCTATCAGTCTATTGCCATGTTCCTGGTGGCCTACTTCATTATCACCATGACTGTGCTTTCTGTGTCCGCCATCTCCACCAATGGAGCTGTAGACGCTGGAGGCGCCTACT ACATGATCAGCCGAGCCCTGGGTCCAGAGTTTGGCGGCAGCATTGGgatcatgtttttctttgccaatGTGTGCGGCAGTGCTCTCTACATTTTGGGTCTGGTTGAGGCTATCGTGTCTGTCTTTGGCATCCCTGAAG AGGgtgctgcagctgttgcagGTCATCATCAGGTGTTGCCTTCAGGATACTGGTGGTCTGTGCTTTATGGTACTGTCCTGCTCTTCCTGTGTTTCATTGTCTGCTTG GTGGGAGCCCACATCTATGCCAAAGCCACctttatcattttcatcataGTCATGACAGTCCTGGCTTCCATATTCGTCAGTTTCTTCATTGTGGGGCCTGTTATGGTTTTTCTGCCAGATACTTCTGTTCTAAATAGCACCAGCCTGACCACCGCCAATTATACTGGTTTCCGGCTCCACACCTTGAAGGGCAACCTATTGC CCAGTTACACAGCAGACTACACCACCGGAGCCATGATGAGTTTTGCCACTGTGTTTGCTGTCATGTTCAATGGCTGCACTGGAATCATGGCAGGCTCCAACATGTCAG GTGATCTGAAAAACCCCAGCTATTCCATCCCAAGAGGAACTCTTGCGGCTGTCCTTATAACTTTCATCACATACAATCTGCTTAGTCTGCTGGCTGCATGGTCCTGTGACCg TCACCTACTCCAAAGAGACTACAGTTTCCTGGGAGACATCAATATATGGCCGCCCCTGGTGACAGTCGGGATTTACTCCTCCACTATGTCTGCTGCCATGAGTAATCTGATAGGAGCCTCCAGGATCCTATATGCTCTGTCCAAAGACAACCTGTTTG GTGGTGTCCTGGCTCTAGCGAGGAAAACATCTCGGAGTGGGAACCCTTGGGCCTCTGTGCTGGTCTCCTGGTTGCTTGTACAG GTGGTGCTGTTTGCTGGTAAATTGAACACCATAGCTGGTATTGTAACTATCTTCTTCCTGTTGGTCTATGCTGCTGTGAACCTGGCCTGTTTGGCTCTCGAATGGGCTTCTGCACCAAACTTCAG accCTCATTCCGTTGTTTTACCTGGCATACTTGCACACTGGGCATCCTTGGCTGCCTGGTCATGATGTTCCTGATCAGTGCCATTTATGCCTTTGCCAGCATAGCCTTTATGCTGCTGCTCGTGATGCTTATCCACTACCTTGGTCCCATCAGCAACTGGGGATACATCAGCCAGGCTCTCATCTTCCACcag GTACGTAAGTACCTGTTGATGTTGGATGTGCGTAAAGACCACGTGAAGTTCTGGAGGCCCCAGGTCTTGCTGATGGTGGCAAATCCTCGCAGCTGTACAGGTCTCATGACCTTCATTAATGACTTGAAGAAAAGTGGCCTCTATGTACTGGGACATGTAAGGCTGGGTTTACTAG atGAGTTGCCCTCTGATCCTTTGCAGAGCCATTACGATTCCTGGCTGTCTCTAGTGGACCATCTAAACATCAAGGCATTTGTCAACCTTACCCTGGCTGACTCTATTCGACACGGAGTTCAGAACCTGCTTTTCATTACAGGATTTG GTGGAATGAGGCCAAACACCATTGTCTTGGGTTTCTATGATGACTGCACCCCTCAAGACCACCTCCAAGGTAAAATTCTTGTGTCTACAGGCTATGGCTTAGATGCAGTCTGTCCAACCAAAGACCCTGGAGACCAAAGGTCCCCCTTCTTCCCCAATGTGCGGGCTGCTGAGGAAGccaaagaccttcaggaagagGAATATGTGTCAGTGATTGCTGACGCTGTAAAAATGGGGAAGAATGTGACACTGGCTCGTTACTTCAACCAGTTCAACCGTGAAGAGGTCTTGGGGTCAGAAAGAAAAATTGGAGGCCACCAAAGCATGACAGGACCCTTTGTTGATGTGTGGCCTCTGAATCTGCTTCGACCAGACAGCCGTGGCTATGTCGACATCTGCTCACTGTTCCTCCTGCAGCTGGCCTGCGTGCTTAAAGAGACCCGTGCCTGGAAGCAGGCAAAACTCCGCCTCTTCCTGTGTGTGGAGGCTGGTTGCAGtctgcaggaagaggaggagacgaAACTCAGGGTGATGCTAAAGGAACTAAGAATCTCAGCCCAGGTGCAGATGGTGGCTTGGGACCAGGTGGTAGCGCTGCACTGGCAGAGAcaaggaggaagggagagagggaatcTAATAGAGTCTGCACAGAATGAAGAGAgtatggagagagaagaagctgaagctgaaaatgaaaagggtATCCAGACATTCCCCAATAATGCTGCTCATCTAACAGATGAATATATCTGTGCTGTGAACAATCTGATTCACCGACATGGAGCCCCTAAGCCTGCTGTGCGTTTCCTGTATTTGCCACGCCCACCAGCAGACACAAGCCGCTACTGTGCCTACCTGCACCAGGTGGACCTGTTGAGTCGAGACCTCGGCCCAACATTACTCATTCACGGAGTCACACCTGTGGTCACTACTGATCTCTAG